The proteins below come from a single Alligator mississippiensis isolate rAllMis1 chromosome 2, rAllMis1, whole genome shotgun sequence genomic window:
- the LOC109285903 gene encoding zinc finger protein 883 — protein sequence MEILGARVSTEEPPAPQHSGAGTLQTAEQQPAEEGLVILELQRTCAGSLEERSSLTPEPGQVQKGQGRPPKQEESLELREVFEDVAVYFTRKEWELLDDEDKVLYQDQMLKNYQALVSLGYQGPTPDLICSIQRGQVELWVCDDEVQPQISRWEDLLPGGSRLLSRAEEQPSVEGSADLEPPQTSPGSLGEMDSVRPEKDPWHKSQGRSQKQKKNLAMNQDWCIQLGRKTHHCTKCRKNFICLQDLSQQECLQHHCTKCGKRFRQLSKLARHWCMHTKEKPHQCSECGKHFTLSSSLARHQLIHTGEKPHQCSECGKSFTQSSSLAQHKHIHTGEKPYQCSVCGKNFTLFSRLTRHQQIHRSEKPHQCSECGKRFTHSSSLAQHQRIHTGDNLHQCSECGKNFTHSSKLVRHQRIHTGVKPHHCSECGNSFTHSSSLAQHQLIHTRQKPHQCPECGKSFTYSSRLAQHQRIHTGEKPYQCSECGKGFSNSSSLVQHQRIHTGEKPYRCSECGKSFTQSSTRAEHQRIHTGEKPHHCSECGKSFNRSSRLAEHQRIHNGEKPHECSECRKSFTRSSSLAQHQRIHTGQKLHQCSDCGKSFTQSSRLTQHQRIHTGEKQHQCSECGKSFTQFSNLAQHQLIHTGEKPHQCSECGKSFTQSSSRARHQRIHTR from the exons gtgctgggaccctgcagacagctgagcagcagcctgctgaggaggggctggtgatcctggagctgcagaggacgtgcgcagggagcctggaggagaggagctccctgacccctgagccaggccaagtgcagaaggggcagggcaggcctccaaagcaggaggagagcttggag ctccgggaggtgttcgaggacgtggctgtgtatttcacacggaaggagtgggagctgctggacgatgaagacaaggtgctttaccaggaccagatgctgaagaattaccaagccctcgtttccctgg gatatcaaggtcccactcctgacttaatctgcagcatccagcgaggacaggtggagctctgggtctgtgatgatgaggtCCAACCACAAATCTCAAGATgggaggacctgctgccag GAGGTTccaggctgctgagcagagctgaggagcagccaTCTGTGGAAGGATCTGCAGACCTGGAGCCACCACAGACTTCcccagggagtttgggtgagatggactcTGTGAGACCTGAGAAGGATCCATGGCACAAGAGTCAGGGGAGGTCCCAAAAGCAGAAGAAGAATCTAGCGATGAACCAG gACTGGTGCATCCAGCTAGGGAGGAAGACACACCACTGCaccaagtgcaggaagaacttcatctgcTTGCAAGATCTGTCCCAGCAAGAGTGTTTGCAGCACCactgcaccaagtgtgggaagagattcaggcagctgTCCAAGCTGGCGAGGCactggtgcatgcacacaaaagagaagccacatcaatgctcagagtgtgggaagcaCTTCACtctctcctccagcctggctaggcaccagcttatccacacaggggagaagccacatcaatgctcaGAGTGCGGAAAGAGTTTTactcagtcctccagcctggctcagcacaagcatatccacacaggggagaagccatatcagtgctcagtgtgtgggaagaacttcactctcttctccagactgactCGGCACCAGCAGATCCACAGAAgcgagaagccacatcagtgctcagagtgtgggaagaggttcactcactcctccagcctggcccagcaccagcgtatccacacaggggacaaTCTACATCAGtgttcagagtgtgggaagaaTTTCACTCACTCCTCCAAGCTGGTcaggcaccagcgtatccacacaggggtgaagccacatcattgctcagagtgtgggaatagcttcactcactcctcaagcctggctcagcaccagctgatccacacaaggcagaagccacatcagtgcccagagtgtgggaaaagcttcacttACTCCTCTaggctggctcagcaccagcgtatccacacaggggagaagccatatcagtgctcagagtgtgggaagggaTTTTCTAACTCCTCCAGCCTAGTTCAGCACCAGCGtattcacacaggggagaagccatatcggtgctcagagtgtgggaagagcttcactcaatCCTCCACTAGGGCtgagcaccagcgtatccacacaggggagaagccacatcactgctcagagtgtgggaagagcttcaatcGCTCCTCCAGACTGGCtgagcaccagcgtatccacaatGGGGAGAAGCCACATGAGTGCTCTGAGTGTAGGAAGAGCTTCACTCGCTCCTCCAgtctggctcagcaccagcgtatccacacagggcagaagctacatcagtgctcagattgtgggaagagcttcactcagtcctccaggctgactcagcaccagcgtatccacacaggggagaaacagcaccagtgctcagagtgtgggaagagcttcacccagttctcaaacctggctcagcaccagctgatccacacaggagagaagccacatcagtgctcagagtgtgggaagagcttcactcagtcctccagccgggctcggcaccagcgtatccacacaagATAG